A window of the Lysinibacillus irui genome harbors these coding sequences:
- a CDS encoding aminotransferase-like domain-containing protein: protein MKKPKYQLIIDFIKEKIAKGEWAIGSPIPSQRNLAKQFEVNRSTVITALEELMAEGLLEGKAGKETVVTNNTWTLMGAKYSTNWNENVTLGIHKPSVSMVQEINQAESNTNLIQLSKGELSPEMFPLEEMKFIVQKISNQLTSFGYEEPKGNLKLRQAISDYLKVRGIEASPSSILVVSGALQALHLISIGLLKRGSTVLLEMPSYLYSLTVFESAGMELQGLAMDKEGLIIDSIYLTKEKGKNILYTIPTFHNPTGALMQEKRREKLIAYCEREQLPVIEDDVYHDLWIDNPPPKPLKAMDLYGNVLYVGSLSKTLSPGLRIGWIVGSESVINRLADLKMQSDYGSSTLSQLVAAEWLSSNFYDSHLDKVREQLRVRRKVALDALDKYLSPYATWDIPKGGLFIWVKIKPEFKVKRLFEKAFSNNILLNPGSIYAEKTGQFIRISYGYASLDEIKVGIFKLSEIIKIK from the coding sequence ATGAAAAAACCAAAATATCAATTGATTATTGATTTTATAAAAGAAAAAATTGCTAAAGGGGAGTGGGCGATTGGAAGTCCCATACCAAGTCAACGTAATTTGGCAAAACAGTTTGAGGTTAATCGTAGTACAGTCATAACGGCGTTAGAGGAGCTGATGGCAGAAGGGCTACTAGAAGGTAAAGCTGGGAAGGAAACAGTCGTCACCAATAATACTTGGACTTTGATGGGGGCAAAATACTCGACTAACTGGAATGAAAACGTCACTTTAGGCATTCATAAACCCAGTGTATCTATGGTGCAGGAAATTAATCAGGCTGAATCGAATACGAATCTCATTCAATTGAGTAAGGGGGAGCTATCACCAGAAATGTTCCCCTTAGAAGAGATGAAATTCATCGTTCAAAAAATATCAAATCAATTGACCTCGTTTGGCTATGAAGAGCCGAAAGGTAATTTAAAATTACGCCAAGCCATTAGTGACTATTTAAAGGTAAGGGGTATCGAAGCATCACCTTCATCCATTCTCGTAGTTTCAGGTGCGCTCCAAGCTTTACATTTAATTTCAATTGGATTACTAAAAAGAGGTTCTACGGTATTGCTAGAGATGCCGTCCTATCTTTACTCGTTGACTGTTTTTGAGTCTGCGGGGATGGAGTTGCAAGGATTAGCGATGGACAAGGAGGGGCTAATCATCGATTCAATTTATTTGACAAAGGAAAAAGGAAAAAATATTTTATATACGATTCCAACCTTTCATAATCCTACAGGCGCCTTAATGCAAGAAAAGAGACGAGAGAAATTAATTGCTTATTGTGAAAGAGAGCAGCTGCCAGTTATAGAAGATGATGTGTACCACGATTTATGGATTGATAACCCACCACCTAAACCACTAAAAGCAATGGACCTTTATGGAAATGTATTATATGTTGGGAGTTTATCAAAAACCCTTAGTCCAGGATTACGAATTGGCTGGATAGTTGGCTCGGAGTCAGTTATTAATCGATTAGCGGATTTAAAAATGCAATCCGATTATGGATCAAGTACTCTTTCCCAGCTCGTTGCCGCAGAGTGGTTATCTAGTAATTTCTATGATAGTCATCTTGATAAAGTAAGAGAACAACTTAGGGTTCGTAGAAAAGTTGCTTTAGATGCACTGGATAAATATTTGAGTCCTTATGCTACGTGGGACATCCCAAAAGGTGGTTTGTTCATATGGGTAAAAATAAAACCTGAATTCAAAGTAAAAAGGCTATTTGAAAAAGCATTTTCCAATAATATTCTTCTAAATCCTGGTAGTATTTATGCAGAAAAGACTGGACAGTTTATACGAATCTCTTATGGGTATGCTTCACTCGATGAAATAAAGGTAGGCATATTCAAATTAAGCGAAATAATAAAAATTAAATAG